ccgggggagcagatGGCGCTGCACGGACACTTGTCTCCGTATAAAATGCTTCAGAGAGACTcaattccttaaagggaacctgtcaccaggattttgtgtatagagctgaggacatgggctgctagcacatctgcaatacccagtccccatagctctgtgtgcttttattgtgtagaaaaaaaaactatttaaaacatatgcaaattaccctgagatgagtcctgtgtccttgactcatctcaggttaatttgcatatgtatcaaatcagtttgttttttttgcacaataaaagcacacagagctatggggactgggtattgtggatgtgctagcggccatctagcaacctatgtcctcagctctatagataaaatcctggtgacaggttccctttgagttGCGCAGTGAATAACATCGGGCTGCTATCCTACGACTCTGAAGTTGGCttcggtactggctggtacctcggtgtGGTAGGATCTAAGGCTGATGATGATCACGGAAGCACACGGGGGGTGGAGTGTCGATCTGACCCTGATCTCCAATCTTGTGCTTCAGGAGAAGATCCAGGAGGCGGCGGAGTGGGAAAAGATCCTGCTGCTGTTGGCAGAGTTTCACACCAGGAAGGTTTATTTTACATCCAGTAATTTGGCGTTCCTTCTGCCATTACCTGTGGACTTGGGGTCACCAGTGGCCCCTCCTGTCTGTGAGTACCAGGAGCGGGCCCCGCTGCCTGACGATGACTGCCTCCCAGAGGACAGAAGTGTGAAGCCGCCTGCAGCCATGAAACGCAGGAGGAAACTggtgctgctgaatgacagtgatTTGTTTGAGAGCGACTCCAACTCTCTGGATGAGATCCTCGCTGTGGGCACGAAGCAGCCTGAAGAGAAGGCCCCACCGGTCAGTGCAGTCAGGGTTGTGAAGAGGACGCTCTCCTCAGCAGAGCTGCAGGCTTCCCTCCTGGTCTCGCAGTGTCTGGACTCCATGGCAGAATTTGCAGACCACATGTCATCTCTGGACTGCTCCACTTCTGACACTGCTGATCCCGCTCACATCTGTGGTCCTAACTGGACAGAGAGCAGATTGAAGCACGGCCTGTGTGACGGGCTGCGGACAGACAGCAGGGACTGGTGGAGCGCGCAGAGCTGTGCCGAGATCCGGGCCCTCATGGAGGCGCTCGCCTTCCAGAAGTGCTCAGCCAAGCTTTCTAAAGCCCTGGACTCTCATCTGGAATTGTGCAAACAGTCTGGTAGAGATCCGACGGAGGAGCTCACCCTGCACGTCCCCCAGGCCCGGGAGCAGCTGTACGTTGGCCAGCCGGCTGCCACGACTGGGTAAGTGTCCTGTGCGGAGTGTGAGCTCTGCTTCTGTGCTCGTGGCTCATCAAGTGTCTGTATTCACTGTTGTAGCGTCGCAGAGAGGCGCTTGTCGGTGGTGAAGGATGTGCTGTCCCATCGAGCCTTCATCAGTCTGGGGAACAGAGACATAAATGTGACAGAGTATCTCCCGGCCCTCCGCAGTATCTGCCGCTTACAGAAGGCGAAAGAGGAAGGCAAGACCAAAAGGAGGTGAGGAAACCATCAGCATGGGCACCACTCACAGGGTTAGCATTGCTCTTCATGTGACATCTTGTCTCCTCAGGTTTCTTCACTATCTGGAGGGAATCCATCTCGAGTTACCCAAAGCAACACTAAGCAGTCTGGCGGTGGACTTTCCCTGACCGTGCACTATGTGGCGGTGGAATCATGCACTTCCTTCAGACCTTTCTGTTTTGTACAAAGGACTTGGACAACTTTATAATTTATCTCCCTGAATCTTGTTATTTTGATTATTATGTTCACCCCGTCCCGGGCGGCTCTGCTCCTGAGTGACCTTTTTAGATTGTTTGGTTTTTATTGTTCCCAGAATTTATGTATTtacaaatttgatatttttttttatattctggaATATTAAAAGAGGCTTTAACTAAAGTCCCATCTACCTCTGTGCCGCCACGTGGGATATATCAGGCACCTGATGCTGCCCCCACACGCCAGGGTATGGCTGGCACTTGTCACACCCAGGACAGTGTGGGGTTAACAATTACTATGTGACTGAACCCCCGCTACGGTCAGACTGACCTGTAGGAAACACCAGAATGTCGGCTTTCCACATTTAAAGGGAGTGTGTCCTCGGAAAGTGACCTGTTTAACATAtttgtaaataatttttgatgCTTTTACTATTCAGTGTCAATATCTATAATTAAACAAAAGCCGTAACATCCTGCAGTTATCggtctgtacagatccctctgcTGCAGTTATCTGCCATTGTAatcctctgtgtatagataagacagggtcTGATTGTCTACTCCACCTCCCCGCACAATTCACACAGCATGCCTCGAAGACCGTAGAATGTAGAGATTGGACATAGAGACTCGGTGCTGTCTGGCTTGGCAGGTaacattttggtgacacattccctttaattctaGGGGGGGGTGCGCGCCTTGCTCCTATGGAAtccagggatgcaaatgagctcttaaaggGCCTAACCCCCTTCTTCCGCCACTCTGCTCCGATGCTGAATTGAGCAGGACAAAGGCTTGTTCTGGAGATGCAGTGAGGTACCAGACACTCCATGGGTACGCTAGGccgaggcttccacctagcagtgagcccactGATgtcactaatgggtgggctttagtgtTGCCccagcctgtaaaacagctagggcagcaataaagcctgcccatcagagcccgtgacatcaccaggaacactgctaggagGAAGCCACTGCCTAGCAGAGTGAAAAATATaagcaaaaaagcccttgccctgcatcgGGACCATGAgagctctgatgctcatgtcaagGGGGGGCTGCTTGGATGAAAATGGGGATACATCTGATTTCAGCtcttaacaacccctttaacacgctCCGCCTCTGATGGCAGCGATGCCATAAGTCAATGTctaaccttttaaacaggccttaagATGTGACTGGGAtactaaataagccagcaccccatctgcagacagctgtttcagatgATTGCCTCTCAGCAGAGAGAACTGGGTGCTGgctagtcatgtctcaaggcctgtttgtAGAATCGCTGCCATCTGGTGGCACCAGAGGtggagcttgctaagagctcatctGCATCCCTATCACTCGGGCAGTGGCCATGCTGATCGTCcagcagcagcacagaggaggtCAGCTGAGGGGATTCGCTACGCCCTCAGACGGTAGAGTCGTTCCTGATGAGCTCATAGAAGGCGATGGCCTGCAGCAGAGCGTCGCACAGCTCCTCGTTCCGGTTCTGTCCTCTGGGCAGGAACTTGTGCTTGTACTGGAGAAGGAGGTCCGGTGTGAGGCGGAGCCGCGGCTGCTCCAGGGTCCCGGCCTCTTGCACCAGCTGCTGCACTAAGTCCACGCCGCTCGTTTTACACCCACCCACCATGATGCCAAAATGCTTTCCCACTGTGGTCCTGGCCATGCTGAAGACCCTGTGCTCCCGCGCCACCACATAAGCAGGGTTCAGCAGCGTGTACAACATGGCTTCCACTATCCGCAGGTGCAACATCACAGGAAACATGGAGGCGTTCTGGGCAGACAGCGAGCTTCTCTCAAGGATGTAGATGTCTGCTGCTGGGAGCTTAGAGACTGCTGAAGACACCTGTGGAGAGGAACCAGGAGCAGCGCTCAGCTACAGAACCGGCACCAGCAGACCCATGTAAAGGCCAGACTTACATCTTCCAGGTAGAGATCAGTGGGCTGTCTCCCCTTTGCCATCAGGTACCATTCATGTTGCTGCCAGTCTCTCACAGTCAGGGTGCGGTCCACATGAGCCCAGGCCAGTCTCTTCAGTCCAAACACAATGGAGATGATACTGTCCGTGGCCTAAGAAGACAGGAGGCGCTGTTACCTGCACAAGAGCGAGGGGGGCCCTCACCTGCAGGCGCTGTTACCTGCACAGGAGCGAGGGGGGTCCTCACCTGCAGGCGCTGTTACCTGCACAGGAGCGAGGGGGGCCCTCACCTGCAGGCGCTGTTACCTGCACAGGAGCGAGGGGGGTCCTCGCCTACAGACGCTGTTACCTGCACAGGAGCGAGGGGGGGTCCCTCACCTGCAGGCGCTGTTACCTGCACAGGAGCGAGGGGGGGTCCTCACCTGCAGGCGCTGTTACCTGCACAGGAGCGAGGGGGCccctcacctgcaggcactgTTACCTGCACAGGAGCGAGGGGGTCCCTCACCTGCAGGCGCTGTTACCTGGACAGGAGCGAGGGGGGGTCCTCACCTGCAGGCGCTGTTACCTGCACAGGAGCGAGGGGGCCCCTCACCTGCAGACGCTGTTACCTGCACAGGAGCGAGGGGGCCCCTC
The sequence above is drawn from the Bufo gargarizans isolate SCDJY-AF-19 unplaced genomic scaffold, ASM1485885v1 fragScaff_scaffold_368_pilon, whole genome shotgun sequence genome and encodes:
- the TEFM gene encoding transcription elongation factor, mitochondrial, with amino-acid sequence MSGTLKTLINGGMKIFLRPLYCTRAARSSPQEGSHGAFTTPEQQLPHVPLWEEVQPDASHAPAPSCTPSDAKKRGRRDSANFLKPEVAVERLQATDSIISIVFGLKRLAWAHVDRTLTVRDWQQHEWYLMAKGRQPTDLYLEDVSSAVSKLPAADIYILERSSLSAQNASMFPVMLHLRIVEAMLYTLLNPAYVVAREHRVFSMARTTVGKHFGIMVGGCKTSGVDLVQQLVQEAGTLEQPRLRLTPDLLLQYKHKFLPRGQNRNEELCDALLQAIAFYELIRNDSTV